A genomic segment from Malaclemys terrapin pileata isolate rMalTer1 chromosome 1, rMalTer1.hap1, whole genome shotgun sequence encodes:
- the ATP6V1FNB gene encoding protein ATP6V1FNB — translation MARQLNMDTLQQDFWKEEYLKELMLRFRWHQRYGASVKARQEQLRQRRQATGQPLKLPALQSPTPMPQAEQPPEEPTRAAGGIQEGEMMPVAPEVRQLLYQGISQDGEGRRRYLTLRTAHAPEEKYYTPVTTNFVYGWQMGKATTVYVPPSPKCRIESFFRKNGAFSLLDPRDVAM, via the exons ATGGCACGCCAGCTGAACATGGACACGCTGCAGCAGGACTTCTGGAAGGAGGAATACCTCAAGGAGCTGATGCTCCGCTTCCGCTGGCACCAGCGCTACGGGGCATCCGTCAAGGCCAGGCAGGAGCAGCTGCGCCAGCGGCGGCAGGCCACCGGGCAGCCGCTCAAGCTGCCCGCCCTCCAGTCTCCGACGCCCATGCCCCAGGCCGAGCAGCCGCCCGAGGAGCCCACCAGGGCCGCTGGAGGCATCCAGGAGGGGGAGATGATGCCCGTGGCGCCGGAGGTGCGGCAGCTGCTGTACCAGGGCATCTCCCAGGACGGCGAGGGCCGGCGGCGCTACCTGACCCTCCGCACGGCCCACGCGCCTGAGGAGAAGTACTACACCCCCGTCACCACCAACTTCGTCTATGGCTGGCAGATGG GGAAAGCCACCACTGTCTACGTGCCCCCGTCACCCAAGTGCCGCATCGAGAGCTTCTTCCGCAAGAACGGGGCCTTCTCGCTGCTGGATCCACGCGACGTGGCCATGTGA
- the ATP6V1F gene encoding V-type proton ATPase subunit F, which translates to MAGRGKLIAVLGDEDTVTGFLLGGVGELNKHRKPNFLVVEKDTSLTEIEETFRSFLAREDIGIILINQFIAELIRHVLDGHTRSLPAVLEIPSKEHPYDATKDSILRRARGMFTAEDLR; encoded by the exons ATGGCCGGGCGGGGGAAGCTGATCGCGGTGCTGGGGGACGAGGACACGGTGACGGGCTTCCTGCTGGGCGGGGTGGGCGAGCTCAACAAGCACCGCAAGCCCAACTTCCTGGTGGTGGAGAAGGACACGAGCCTGACCGAGATCGAGGAGACCTTCCG GAGCTTCCTGGCCCGCGAGGACATCGGCATCATCCTGATCAACCAGTTCATCGCGGAGCTGATCCGGCACGTGCTGGACGGGCACACCCGCTCGCTGCCCGCCGTGCTGGAGATCCCCTCCAAGGAGCACCCCTACGACGCCACCAAGGACTCCATCCTGCGCCGCGCCCGGGGCATGTTCACCGCCGAGGATCTGCGCTAG